The Mycolicibacterium fluoranthenivorans genomic interval TAACGACGGCCCAGCCCGGCCCACTGGGACAGGGTGGTGGCCTCCTCGCCGTCGGCGTTGCGTACCAGGCCGGCGAGCGCGAACGCGCCCAAGGTGCTGAAACCGTAGGCGAACAGATAGAACAGTGTCGCCGACAGTCCGGCACCGTTGAGGGCGATCACCCCGGTGAGGATGAACCCGGCATGCGCCACCGAGGAATACGCCAGCATCCGCTTGACATCGCTCTGCGAGATGGCGGTGATGGTGCCGACTGCCATGGTGAGGATGGCGATGACCCACAGCACCGGACGCCAGTCATGCGCCAGGCCGGGCAGCGCTACATAGAAGATCCGCAACATCGCCCCGAACGCGGCGATCTTGGTGGCCGCCGCCATGAACGCCGTCACCGGCGTCGGCGCGCCTTGATAGACATCGGGAATCCACGAATGAAAAGGCACCGCGCCCACTTTGAACAACACCCCGACCGACACCAGGGCCACCCCGACCACCGCCATCGAGGTGTCCCCGCCCGTGGTTACCGCGGCGGCGATCCCACCGAGGCTGAAGCCGCCGGAGAACCCGTACAGCATCGCGATCCCGTACAGGAAGAATGCCGACGAGAACGCACCCAACAGAAAGTACTTCAGCGCGGCTTCCTGGGACAGCAGCCGTCGCCGGCGTGCCAGCCCGCACATCAGGTACAGCGGCAGCGAGAACACCTCGAGTGCGACGAACATGGTCAGCAGGTCGTCAGCGGCCGGGAACAACATCATCCCTGCCACGGCGAACATCGTGAGCGGGAAGACCTCGGTCTGGGCGACCACGGCTTTCGCGGCGATCTTCTCCGCGACGCTGCCCGGAACCGCCGCGGCCTGCGGGGTGAACCCGTCCAGGCCGAGCCCCTCGTCGGCGGGTATCCGCCGCTCGGCGATCAGCAGCGTGCCGAGGATGCCGACGAGCAGCAGGGTGCCCTGGAGGAACAGTGCCGGTCGGTCCACCGCGACTGCGCCGACCGCCGCCGGGCCGCCCGCGCCGTTGAGGGACAGTGTCACCAGCACCACCGCCGCCAGCGCGGCCAGTTGACCGCCCACGGCGAGCACCAGTTGGGTGGCGTACCGGACATTGCGCGGCAGGAACGCTTCCACCAGAACGCCGGCCACCGCCACACCGAGCACGATGAGCATCGGTGACAGCTGGAAGTACTCGATGGACGGCGCCGGAGCGAGCGAAGCGACCGGAACTGGACCAGGCAGTGTCATCGGTGCGAGCCCTCCGCGGTCGGGACGGGATCCTGCTGATGAATCGTGCGCAGGGTGTGGTCGACGGCCGGATTGATGACATCCAGCGCCGGCTTCGGGTAGATACCCAGCACCAGCAGCAGCGCGATCAGCGGCGCCACCACGATCAGTTCGCGCGGCACCAGATCGCGCAACCGCTCGTTGCCGTCCTTCACCGGTCCCGTCATCATCCGCTGGTACGCCCACAGGATGTAGATCGCGGACAACACCAGTGCACTCACCGCGAACACCGCGATCGCCGGGTATCGGGTGAATGTGCCGATCAGCACCAGGAATTCGGAGATGAACGGCGCGAGCCCGGGCAGCGACAGGGTGGCCAGTCCGGCGACCAGGAAGGTTCCGGCCAGCACCGGGGCCACCTTCTGCACACCGCCGAAGTCGGCGATGAGCCGCGAACCCCGGCGTGACACCAGGAATCCGGCGATGAGGAACAGTGCCGCCGTGGAGATGCCGTGGTTGACCATGTAGAGCGTGGACCCGGACTGGCCCTGGCTGGTCATCACGAAGATACCCAGGATGATGAACCCGAAGTGGGAGATCGAGGTGTAGGCGATCAGCCGCATGACATCGGTCTGACCGATCGCCACGACGGCACCGTAGACGATGCCGATCACCGCCAGGGTGATGATCAACGGCCGGAACGTCATCGACGCGTCGGGGAACAATTGCAGGCAGTACCGCAGCATCCCGAAGGTACCGACTTTGTCGACGACGGCCATCATCAGCACCGCCGTCGCCGGGGTGGCCTCGACGGCGGCGTCCGGCAGCCAGCGGTGGAACGGCCACAGCGGGGCCTTCACCGCGAAGGCGAACATGAATCCGAGGAACAGGGCATTGAGCACGGCGGGGCTGGCGCCGAGTTCGCCGCGGGAGACCGCACCGACGATGGCCCGGAAGTCGAAGGTCCCTCCGAGGGCATCGGTGGTCACCACGTACAGTCCGATCACCCCGGCCAGCATGATGAGCCCGCCGAACAGGTTGTACAGCAGGAACTTCACCGCTGCGGCGCTCCTGCCGGCGCCACCGAACCCGCCGATCAGGAAGTACATCGGGATGAGCATGGCCTCGAAGAACACGTAGAACAGCAGCACGTCGAGGGCGACCAGTGAGATCAGCACCATGCCTTGGACGGCGAGGGTCAGTGCCAGATAGCTCTGGGTCGAACGTGTCCCGAAGCGGGTCTCGTCCCCGGCCGGTGATTCTCCCGCCGCTGCGCCGGCGCCGGTGTTCCAGCCCGCGATCAACAGCAGCGGCACCAACACCGCGGTCAGCACCACCAGCGCCAGCGCAATCCCGTCGACGCCGAGGATGTAGCCGGTGCCGAAGGTCGGAATCCACGGGTGGTCCTCGACGAACTGGAACTGCGGTCCCGCCGGGTCGAACCGCACCGCGAGCACGAGCGCGATGGCCAGCACCGCACACGACACCGCCAGCGCCACATAACGCGCGACCTGCTTGGCGGGCAACAGGATCACCACCGCGGCGCCGACGATCGGCACCGCCCACAGCGCGCTCAGCCAGCCGATGCCGGTCACCAGATCCTCACCACCAGGAACGCTCCGATCACCAGGGCCGCGCCGCCGAGCATGGACAGGGCGTAGGACCGGGCGAACCCGGTCTGCCAGGAGCGCATCCGCCGGGAGGCATCACCGATCAGTCCGGCCAGGCCGCGGGTTACCCCGTCCACGGCGTCATCGTCGATCTCGACCAGACCCGCGGTGAGCTGCCGGCCAGGCCGCATGAACACCGATTCGTTGAACCGGTCGCCGTACAGATCGGCGCGCGCCGCATCGGTCAATGCCGAACCCTGCGGCGCAGTGTCGGGAACCGGGCGCATCGCGTACATCCGGTAGGCGACACCGACACCGATCGCGACCACCGACAGGGTCACCACCGTCATGACCCACACCGGGATGTCGCCGTGGGCAACGTGGCTGCCGACCACCGGTTCCAGCCAGTGTGCCAGGGTGCCGCCGATGGCCAGGAGCGCACCGGCGCCGACCGAGCCGACGGCCAGCACGATCATCGGGGCGGTCATGATGCCGGGGGATTCGTGGGGATGTTGTTCGTGCTCTTCCCAACGCTTTTCGCCGAAGAACGTCATCAGCATCACCCGGGTCATGTAGAACGCGGTGATACCCGCACCCAGCAGGGCCGCGCCGCCCAGCAGCCATCCGCGTGCCCCGCCGGTGGCGAACGCGGTCTCGATGATGGCGTCCTTGGAGAAGAAGCCGGCGAACGGCGGCACCCCGATGATCGCCAGGTACCCCAGCCCGAATGTCACGAACGTCACCGGCATATACGTGCGGAGACCGCCGTAGCGGCGCATATCGGTTTCGTCGTTCATCCCGTGCATCACCGACCCGGCGCCGAGGAACAACCCGGCCTTGAAGAAGCCGTGGGTGAGCAGATGCATGATCGCCACCGCGTAGCCGGCCGGGCCCAGCCCGGCGGCCAGCACCATGTAGCCGATCTGCGACATCGTCGACGCGGCAAGGGCTTTCTTGATGTCGTCCTTCGCGCACCCGATGATCGCGCCGAACAGCAAGGTGACCGCGCCGACGACGGTGACGGCCAACTGAGCGTGGGGGGCGAGGTTGAACACCGGCCCGGATCGCACGATCAGATAGACACCCGCGGTGACCATGGTCGCGGCATGGATGAGCGCCGACACCGGCGTCGGGCCTTCCATCGCGTCACCCAACCAGGACTGCAGCGGCACCTGCGCGGACTTACCGCAGGCGGCGAGCAGCAGCAGGAGTCCGATCGTGTTCAGCGAACCCTCGGACAATCCCGGTGCCGCCCCGAAAAGGCCGGCGTACGAGACGGTTCC includes:
- the nuoL gene encoding NADH-quinone oxidoreductase subunit L, which codes for MTWLLIALPLAGAAVLLLGGRATDGWGHLLGCATALASFVVGVVLFADLLGRGADDRVIQQTLFSWVPVGALHVDFGLQVDALSICFVLLITGVGSLIHLYSIGYMAHDPDRRRFFAYLNLFVAAMLLLVLADNYLGLYMGWEGVGLASYLLIGFWSDKPSAATAAKKAFIVNRVGDMGLALALMVMFSTAGTVSYAGLFGAAPGLSEGSLNTIGLLLLLAACGKSAQVPLQSWLGDAMEGPTPVSALIHAATMVTAGVYLIVRSGPVFNLAPHAQLAVTVVGAVTLLFGAIIGCAKDDIKKALAASTMSQIGYMVLAAGLGPAGYAVAIMHLLTHGFFKAGLFLGAGSVMHGMNDETDMRRYGGLRTYMPVTFVTFGLGYLAIIGVPPFAGFFSKDAIIETAFATGGARGWLLGGAALLGAGITAFYMTRVMLMTFFGEKRWEEHEQHPHESPGIMTAPMIVLAVGSVGAGALLAIGGTLAHWLEPVVGSHVAHGDIPVWVMTVVTLSVVAIGVGVAYRMYAMRPVPDTAPQGSALTDAARADLYGDRFNESVFMRPGRQLTAGLVEIDDDAVDGVTRGLAGLIGDASRRMRSWQTGFARSYALSMLGGAALVIGAFLVVRIW
- a CDS encoding NADH-quinone oxidoreductase subunit M; this encodes MVTGIGWLSALWAVPIVGAAVVILLPAKQVARYVALAVSCAVLAIALVLAVRFDPAGPQFQFVEDHPWIPTFGTGYILGVDGIALALVVLTAVLVPLLLIAGWNTGAGAAAGESPAGDETRFGTRSTQSYLALTLAVQGMVLISLVALDVLLFYVFFEAMLIPMYFLIGGFGGAGRSAAAVKFLLYNLFGGLIMLAGVIGLYVVTTDALGGTFDFRAIVGAVSRGELGASPAVLNALFLGFMFAFAVKAPLWPFHRWLPDAAVEATPATAVLMMAVVDKVGTFGMLRYCLQLFPDASMTFRPLIITLAVIGIVYGAVVAIGQTDVMRLIAYTSISHFGFIILGIFVMTSQGQSGSTLYMVNHGISTAALFLIAGFLVSRRGSRLIADFGGVQKVAPVLAGTFLVAGLATLSLPGLAPFISEFLVLIGTFTRYPAIAVFAVSALVLSAIYILWAYQRMMTGPVKDGNERLRDLVPRELIVVAPLIALLLVLGIYPKPALDVINPAVDHTLRTIHQQDPVPTAEGSHR
- the nuoN gene encoding NADH-quinone oxidoreductase subunit NuoN; the protein is MTLPGPVPVASLAPAPSIEYFQLSPMLIVLGVAVAGVLVEAFLPRNVRYATQLVLAVGGQLAALAAVVLVTLSLNGAGGPAAVGAVAVDRPALFLQGTLLLVGILGTLLIAERRIPADEGLGLDGFTPQAAAVPGSVAEKIAAKAVVAQTEVFPLTMFAVAGMMLFPAADDLLTMFVALEVFSLPLYLMCGLARRRRLLSQEAALKYFLLGAFSSAFFLYGIAMLYGFSGGFSLGGIAAAVTTGGDTSMAVVGVALVSVGVLFKVGAVPFHSWIPDVYQGAPTPVTAFMAAATKIAAFGAMLRIFYVALPGLAHDWRPVLWVIAILTMAVGTITAISQSDVKRMLAYSSVAHAGFILTGVIALNGAGLSATLFYLFAYGFSTLGAFALAGLVRNADGEEATTLSQWAGLGRRYPLVSVVFSLFLLAFAGIPLTSGFVSKFAVFKAAAEGGAAPLVIVGVVASAVAAYFYVRVIVLMFFTDPPENPPVVVVPSMLSTATVTITAAVTFALGALPQPLLDLVNGQQFSG